The following coding sequences lie in one Oncorhynchus nerka isolate Pitt River linkage group LG14, Oner_Uvic_2.0, whole genome shotgun sequence genomic window:
- the trim35-28 gene encoding tripartite motif containing 35-28, which produces MAECTWNEEMSEGPDLLQEDLTCPVCKDLYREPVLLSCSHSFCKECLEQSRKMVQRCPVCRKSCDGEQPISNRALMAATESFQKEKRWRGPNAINNVPLCNLHRLELQLYCVKDEEPVCVDCVTLHRTHELLPLNKGAPLCKEELTIKVNILEEKVETFKRMKNKYSNTVDFMKIQTEQAEKQIKAEFERLRQVLCVEEAARLKALADEEEDKRSGMEERISSLTSDIAALTKLVQTVKREMGAEDLTFLQNFQALKKKAQWPREDPQNPSDALLNMAKHVGSLGYSIWKSMQVHVTCIPVVMDPNTASPWLSMSPDLASVRDSPERQSLPDNPERFDPCVFVLGAEGFRSGKHRWEVHVGDNPKWILGICKESVARKRKFTVSTDRGVWTIGLSKGVYNALTGQRTVLVVERRPERIRVKLNMDKGEVSFWDAGNGGKHLCTFTHKFTERVFPIFGPGLHTTPMEVNPAKVTIHTA; this is translated from the exons ATGGCTGAATGTACTTGGAATGAGGAGATGTCAGAGGGTCCAGACCTCCTTCAGGAAGATCTGACCTGTCCGGTGTGTAAAGATCTTTACCGGGAGCCCGTGCTTCTTTCCTGCAGCCACAGCTTCTGCAAGGAGTGCTTGGAGCAAAGCCGAAAGATGGTGCAGAGGTGTCCCGTGTGCAGGAAGAGCTGTGACGGGGAGCAACCAATCTCTAACCGGGCGCTGATGGCCGCTACCGAGTCATTTCAGAAGGAGAAGCGCTGGCGGGGACCGAACGCAATCAATAACGTGCCTCTTTGTAACCTGCACCGTCTGGAGCTTCAACTTTACTGCGTAAAGGACGAGGAGCCCGTGTGCGTTGACTGTGTCACTCTACATCGAACTCACGAGCTACTGCCACTCAACAAGGGCGCGCCGTTGTGTAAG GAAGAACTGACCATTAAAGTCAACATATTAGAGGAGAAAGTGGAGACCTTCAAGAGAATGAAAAATAAATACTCTAACACAGTTGATTTCATGAAG atccagacagagcaGGCAGAGAAGCAGATCAAGGCAGAGTTTGAGAGGCTCCGTCaggtgctgtgtgtagaggaggCTGCCAGGCTGAAGGCCCTGGCAGACGAGGAGGAGGACAAGAGATCCGGTATGGAGGAAAGGATCAGCTCCTTGACCAGTGACATCGCTGCCCTCACTAAGCTGGTCCAAACAGTAAAGAGGGAGATGGGGGCGGAGGATTTAACCTTCTTGCAG AACTTCCAAGCTTTAAAGAAAAA AGCCCAGTGGCCTCGTGAAGACCCCCAGAATCCCTCAGATGCTCTCCTGAACATGGCCAAACACGTGGGCTCTCTGGGCTACAGCATTTGGAAGAGCATGCAGGTGCACGTCACATGCA tcccagTGGTGATGGACCCTAACACGGCCTCTCCCTGGCTTTCCATGTCCCCAGACCTGGCCAGCGTACGGGACAGCCCAGAGCGCCAGTCTCTCCCGGACAACCCTGAGCGATTCGACCCCTGTGTCTTTGTCCTTGGAGCTGAGGGCTTCCGCTCCGGCAAGCACCGCTGGGAGGTCCATGTGGGAGACAACCCGAAGTGGATCCTGGGAATCTGTAAGGAGTCTGTGGCTCGCAAGAGGAAGTTCACCGTGTCTACAGACAGGGGCGTGTGGACCATCGGGCTGAGCAAAGGGGTGTACAACGCCCTGACGGGCCAACGTACAGTACTGGTCGTGGAGAGGCGGCCAGAGAGGATCCGGGTCAAGCTAAACATGGATAAGGGGGAGGTGTCATTTTGGGATGCAGGCAACGGAGGGAAGCACCTGTGCACCTTCACACACAAGTTTACAGAGAGAGTGTTCCCCATATTTGGTCCTGGGCTCCACACCACCCCGATGGAGGTTAACCCGGCCAAGGTGACCATTCATACTGCGTGA